The following are encoded together in the Microterricola viridarii genome:
- a CDS encoding GMC family oxidoreductase, with amino-acid sequence MSETRFDHDVVIIGSGFGGSVAALRLRAKGYGVHVYEAGRRFADEDFAKTSWNLRRYLWAPAIGCFGVQRIHKLPHVMVLAGAGVGGGSLNYANTLYEPGEVFFADRQWAHIADWRAELAPHYATAKRMLGVVEQYPHEGPVERIMAGAADDLGVGHTFRRAPVGVWFGVPGETVPDPFFGGDGPARTGCTLCGNCMVGCRVGAKNTLVKNYLALAERLGAVIEPLRTVTEVRALPGGGYRVTSERSGGWLRRHRRSVTAEQVIFAAGTWGTQQLLHRMKASGALPGLSASLGRLTRTNSEALDGAVAVSVPDGLELARGVAITTSFHVDETTHVENVRYGPGSNLMGALATGLVPGDVSLGARLAALIGGFLRAPVRTLRLGSLRRWSERGIIALVMQTVDNSLTISLKRRFGRPVLTSAQGHGEPNPSHLPGAHRAAQAIAARVERDSGVLAAARGSWPEVFGIPMTAHFLGGAVVSDSPEHGVVDPFHRVWGHPGLHVVDGAAVPANPGVNPSLTITALAERAMSRWPRRGQPDERPEHGEGVRLFDDTRRARGAGRVCVGFQPGELKFSERQQVQPAPSRCETGFTSFCLKGCGCGSERGDGYWHRESGFSAG; translated from the coding sequence ATGAGCGAGACGCGGTTCGACCATGACGTCGTGATCATCGGTTCAGGATTCGGCGGCTCGGTCGCTGCGCTCCGGCTGCGCGCCAAGGGGTACGGTGTGCACGTCTATGAGGCCGGCCGCCGATTCGCCGACGAGGACTTCGCGAAGACCTCGTGGAATCTGCGGCGCTACTTGTGGGCTCCAGCGATCGGATGCTTCGGGGTGCAACGCATCCACAAGCTGCCGCACGTCATGGTGCTCGCGGGCGCCGGTGTCGGCGGCGGCTCGCTGAACTATGCGAACACGCTCTACGAGCCGGGCGAGGTGTTCTTCGCCGACCGGCAGTGGGCGCACATCGCCGACTGGCGGGCCGAGCTCGCGCCGCACTACGCGACCGCGAAGCGCATGCTCGGCGTCGTCGAGCAGTACCCCCATGAGGGTCCGGTGGAGCGCATCATGGCGGGCGCGGCCGACGACCTCGGCGTCGGTCACACGTTCCGACGCGCTCCGGTCGGCGTCTGGTTCGGCGTGCCGGGGGAGACGGTGCCCGACCCCTTCTTCGGTGGCGATGGCCCTGCGCGCACCGGGTGCACACTGTGCGGCAACTGCATGGTCGGCTGTCGTGTCGGAGCGAAGAACACGCTCGTGAAGAACTACCTCGCGCTCGCCGAGCGACTCGGCGCCGTCATCGAGCCGCTGCGCACCGTGACCGAGGTGCGCGCACTGCCCGGAGGCGGATACCGGGTCACGTCCGAACGTTCGGGCGGCTGGCTGCGCCGCCACCGCCGCTCGGTCACCGCCGAGCAGGTGATCTTCGCCGCGGGAACCTGGGGCACGCAACAGCTGCTGCACCGGATGAAGGCCTCTGGCGCCCTGCCCGGTCTCTCCGCCTCGCTCGGCCGGCTCACCCGCACGAACTCCGAAGCGCTCGACGGGGCGGTCGCCGTCTCGGTGCCTGATGGGCTCGAACTCGCACGAGGGGTCGCGATTACCACCTCGTTCCACGTCGACGAGACGACGCATGTCGAGAACGTGCGTTACGGTCCCGGCTCGAACCTCATGGGCGCACTCGCGACCGGGCTCGTGCCGGGCGATGTCTCACTCGGTGCGCGACTCGCCGCCCTCATCGGAGGGTTCCTCAGGGCACCCGTCAGGACCCTGCGTCTCGGCTCGCTCCGCCGGTGGAGCGAACGGGGCATCATCGCGCTCGTCATGCAGACCGTCGACAACTCGCTCACGATCTCGCTGAAGCGGCGCTTCGGCCGCCCGGTGCTCACGAGCGCGCAGGGGCACGGCGAGCCGAACCCGAGCCACCTGCCGGGTGCGCACCGAGCGGCGCAGGCGATCGCCGCACGGGTCGAGCGCGACAGCGGCGTGCTGGCGGCGGCGCGCGGTTCATGGCCCGAGGTGTTCGGCATCCCGATGACCGCACACTTCCTCGGCGGGGCGGTCGTCTCGGACTCGCCAGAGCACGGCGTCGTCGACCCGTTCCACCGGGTGTGGGGACACCCCGGCCTGCACGTCGTCGACGGCGCGGCGGTGCCAGCCAACCCGGGCGTGAACCCCTCGCTCACGATCACCGCGCTCGCCGAGCGGGCGATGTCGCGCTGGCCGCGCCGCGGGCAGCCCGACGAACGGCCCGAGCACGGGGAGGGGGTCCGTCTGTTTGATGACACGCGTCGCGCACGGGGCGCGGGGCGGGTGTGCGTTGGCTTCCAACCCGGTGAACTCAAGTTCTCTGAGAGGCAACAAGTTCAGCCGGCACCGTCGCGATGCGAAACTGGCTTCACGAGTTTTTGCCTGAAGGGGTGCGGATGCGGGTCAGAACGCGGAGATGGATACTGGCATCGGGAATCGGGATTCTCGGCTGGGTGA
- a CDS encoding DUF3237 domain-containing protein, whose protein sequence is MTATGAFPEPPPTGLDRAFRAHVIVGSVEDYGVTRAGHRRIVPILGGRLSHGIDADVLPGGADWQIMHPDGRLEIDTRYSARTDAGDLLHIRTHGVRVGPPEVLEALLAGAIVPATEYYFRVVVTVETAAIAFAHFQDSLIVAAAARGADAVVYDAYRVL, encoded by the coding sequence GTGACCGCCACCGGTGCGTTCCCCGAACCGCCGCCCACCGGCCTCGACCGGGCCTTCCGCGCGCATGTGATCGTCGGCTCCGTCGAGGATTACGGCGTCACCCGCGCCGGCCACCGCAGAATCGTGCCCATTCTCGGGGGCCGGCTCTCGCACGGAATCGATGCAGACGTGCTGCCGGGAGGAGCCGACTGGCAGATCATGCACCCGGACGGCCGACTTGAGATAGACACCCGCTATTCAGCGCGCACGGATGCCGGCGACCTCCTGCACATCCGAACCCACGGGGTTCGCGTGGGGCCACCCGAGGTGTTGGAAGCACTCCTGGCCGGCGCGATCGTGCCAGCGACGGAATACTACTTTCGGGTCGTCGTCACCGTCGAGACGGCGGCAATCGCGTTCGCCCACTTCCAGGACTCGCTCATCGTTGCGGCAGCCGCTCGCGGCGCAGACGCCGTCGTCTACGACGCCTACCGAGTGCTCTAG